A window of Acidobacteriota bacterium contains these coding sequences:
- the xerD gene encoding site-specific tyrosine recombinase XerD produces MTEEMRRRAFESYVNYLVVERGLSPNTVEAYRRDLLEFLAFLGDREVELNQAERHDLFDFVRVLHQRLSVSSIMRKIVSLRSFYRFLLLDGYVEKDPTETLESPKLWRRLPVYLEPEEVERLLEGPELSTPLGLRDRTMLEVLYATGLRVTELVQIRIREVSLEAGFLRTMGKGSKERLVPLGDEAAEFVDAYQREARPYFLRKRVSSPFLFLTRRGGPMTRQNFWKLTLKYGRKAGIDGKLSPHVLRHSFATHLLENGADLRAVQVMLGHADISTTQIYTHVSRERLKKVYGKFHPRA; encoded by the coding sequence ATGACGGAAGAGATGCGCCGCCGGGCCTTCGAGAGCTACGTCAACTACCTGGTGGTGGAGCGGGGGCTCTCCCCCAACACGGTCGAAGCCTATCGGCGGGACCTTCTGGAGTTCCTGGCTTTCCTGGGAGACCGTGAAGTGGAGTTGAACCAGGCCGAGAGACACGACCTGTTCGATTTCGTGCGCGTGCTGCACCAGCGGCTCTCGGTCTCCTCCATCATGCGCAAGATCGTCAGTCTTCGTTCCTTCTACCGCTTTCTCCTCCTGGACGGCTATGTGGAGAAGGACCCCACCGAGACCCTGGAGTCGCCCAAGCTCTGGAGAAGACTGCCGGTCTACCTGGAACCGGAGGAGGTGGAGCGCCTCCTGGAAGGTCCGGAACTCTCCACCCCTCTCGGCCTGCGGGACCGGACCATGCTGGAGGTGCTCTATGCCACGGGCCTGCGGGTCACTGAATTGGTTCAGATCCGGATTCGCGAGGTGAGTCTGGAGGCGGGCTTCCTGAGGACCATGGGGAAGGGAAGCAAGGAGCGGTTGGTTCCGCTGGGGGACGAGGCCGCCGAGTTCGTGGACGCCTACCAGAGAGAGGCGAGGCCCTATTTTCTCCGCAAGCGTGTCTCGAGTCCCTTCCTCTTCCTGACCCGGCGGGGCGGGCCCATGACCCGCCAGAATTTCTGGAAATTGACCCTGAAATACGGCAGGAAGGCGGGAATCGACGGAAAGTTGAGCCCTCACGTGCTGCGCCACAGCTTTGCCACTCACCTGCTGGAAAATGGCGCCGACTTGAGGGCGGTCCAGGTGATGCTGGGCCATGCCGACATCTCCACCACACAGATCTACACCCATGTGAGCCGGGAGCGCCTGAAGAAGGTCTATGGAAAGTTCCACCCCCGGGCGTGA
- a CDS encoding tetratricopeptide repeat protein, which translates to MLVGLLLSGLLLSGLQTPPQQQKLGQYYQQASEAAKRQDWVSAEQAYLAILRLSPDRADAHYGLGLARHFQGKYEAATVAFEKTLRLDPDRVEANLFLGLDYYLLYEYEKALGPLGRAIAARPGDLSLQLCLAGSYLALNRFGEAIDLLQEVTRKDPGHVPVLHMLAQAYLNTRNFAEFEQIYERLRKLDSGSSRTHQVRAEAYVFQGRPEEALNEYHKALALDPNVAGLNQAVGILYLEKGLYEDGRPYLEKALELESDLPIARLNLAVIKNMEQKFDEAILHLDKVLRANDQLSQAYMELSKAYAGKGRWEEAAAALERAIALDPDEPAPRYQLAQIHKRLGNAGKALEELQRFEALQQKMRREKHLAIESGLQKKPQ; encoded by the coding sequence ATGCTGGTCGGCCTCTTGCTTTCGGGGCTCCTGCTTTCAGGTCTTCAGACCCCGCCCCAGCAGCAAAAGCTCGGGCAATACTACCAACAGGCTTCCGAGGCGGCAAAACGCCAGGATTGGGTTTCAGCCGAGCAAGCCTATCTGGCCATATTGAGATTGTCTCCCGATAGAGCCGATGCCCACTACGGGCTGGGTCTTGCCCGCCACTTCCAGGGGAAATATGAAGCGGCCACCGTAGCCTTCGAAAAAACGTTGCGGCTCGATCCCGACCGTGTCGAGGCGAACCTTTTTCTGGGCCTCGACTACTATCTTCTCTACGAATACGAGAAGGCACTCGGTCCTCTCGGGCGGGCCATCGCCGCTCGTCCCGGGGACCTCAGCCTTCAGCTCTGCCTGGCGGGATCCTATTTGGCGCTGAACCGTTTCGGTGAGGCCATCGATTTGCTCCAGGAGGTGACCCGCAAGGATCCCGGCCATGTCCCGGTCCTTCACATGCTGGCACAGGCCTACCTCAACACCAGAAATTTTGCCGAGTTCGAGCAAATTTACGAACGGCTCCGGAAACTCGACTCCGGTTCCTCCCGTACCCACCAGGTGCGGGCCGAGGCGTACGTCTTCCAGGGCCGCCCGGAGGAGGCGCTGAACGAGTACCACAAAGCACTCGCCCTGGATCCGAACGTGGCTGGGCTCAACCAGGCCGTGGGGATTCTATATCTGGAAAAGGGGCTGTACGAAGATGGCCGGCCCTATTTGGAGAAGGCGCTGGAATTGGAATCGGACCTGCCGATCGCCCGCCTGAACCTGGCGGTCATCAAAAACATGGAGCAGAAGTTTGACGAGGCGATTCTGCATCTCGACAAGGTGTTGCGCGCCAACGACCAGCTTTCCCAAGCCTATATGGAACTCTCGAAGGCATATGCGGGCAAGGGCCGTTGGGAGGAGGCAGCAGCAGCCCTGGAAAGGGCGATCGCCCTGGACCCCGATGAACCGGCTCCCCGCTATCAACTGGCCCAGATACACAAGAGATTGGGAAACGCCGGAAAAGCCCTGGAAGAACTTCAGCGCTTTGAGGCGCTTCAACAGAAAATGAGGCGGGAAAAACATCTGGCCATCGAGAGTGGTCTTCAAAAAAAGCCTCAATAA
- a CDS encoding neutral/alkaline non-lysosomal ceramidase N-terminal domain-containing protein, whose product MTNLKKVGFGICLLGLTVSPWVQGSNLRAGVAKVDITPAPGKYMLGSGTTRATGAHDPLYARVLVLEVDQTRLALITVDLCRVFQAPLMDRLRRQVKESSGISFVLMVATHTHSAPMIPINENHPLTGMVAWQEDAVAKIAIATEKAYGQAAEAWLGTGYGVAYIGHNRRKLNPDGTVTMMFRNPTKIPTSPFDPTVAVLRIDTEDRKPLAVLVNYACHPVVVMANLKQYSADFPGVMCNTVEESFGQQTMAFFLNGGAGDIDTYYTGVPLEEDPVGRMEWSGETLGKEAVRVARKIRTEPAPEASLDFSEDWLTFGFRWDVEKYMKAFEESVEPELRQYYLPEIKPEKRVPVTTVLINKRIAFMGMPGEPFIEFQMNWRERSPVADSFFLGYANGFFSYFPTIRAATEGGHGAKNIWARIETGAGERIVDHCIIRIYEMLRRLTDDPAVPAPAQNDEE is encoded by the coding sequence ATGACGAATTTGAAAAAGGTTGGCTTTGGCATTTGTCTGTTGGGCCTGACGGTGAGCCCGTGGGTGCAGGGTTCCAACTTGAGGGCCGGGGTGGCCAAGGTGGATATTACTCCGGCTCCTGGAAAATACATGCTCGGTTCCGGGACGACGCGGGCCACCGGAGCCCATGATCCGTTGTACGCACGCGTCCTGGTGCTGGAGGTCGATCAAACGCGGCTGGCGTTGATCACGGTCGATCTCTGCCGCGTCTTCCAGGCACCCTTGATGGATCGTCTGCGCCGGCAGGTCAAGGAATCCAGCGGAATCTCCTTTGTGCTCATGGTCGCGACCCACACTCACTCCGCTCCCATGATTCCCATCAATGAGAATCATCCCTTGACCGGCATGGTGGCTTGGCAAGAGGACGCCGTCGCGAAAATCGCAATAGCTACTGAAAAAGCTTACGGGCAGGCGGCAGAGGCGTGGTTGGGTACAGGTTATGGAGTCGCTTACATCGGTCACAACCGGAGAAAACTGAACCCGGACGGCACGGTGACCATGATGTTCAGGAACCCCACCAAGATTCCAACGTCTCCCTTCGATCCCACGGTTGCAGTCCTGCGCATAGACACCGAAGACCGCAAGCCATTGGCCGTACTGGTGAACTACGCCTGCCATCCCGTGGTGGTGATGGCAAACCTCAAGCAGTACTCGGCCGATTTCCCTGGAGTCATGTGCAATACCGTGGAAGAGTCTTTCGGCCAACAGACCATGGCCTTCTTCCTGAACGGCGGCGCCGGTGACATCGACACCTACTACACGGGCGTGCCTCTCGAAGAAGATCCGGTCGGAAGAATGGAATGGAGTGGTGAGACCTTAGGCAAGGAAGCCGTTCGCGTGGCCAGGAAGATCCGGACCGAACCGGCCCCTGAAGCGAGCCTCGATTTCTCCGAAGATTGGCTGACATTCGGTTTTCGTTGGGACGTGGAAAAGTACATGAAAGCCTTTGAGGAGAGCGTGGAACCCGAACTCCGCCAGTACTATCTGCCTGAGATCAAGCCGGAAAAGCGGGTTCCCGTCACCACCGTTCTCATCAACAAGCGAATCGCATTCATGGGGATGCCGGGCGAGCCGTTTATCGAGTTCCAAATGAACTGGCGCGAGCGGTCTCCGGTCGCCGACAGTTTCTTCCTGGGGTACGCCAACGGCTTTTTCAGCTACTTCCCCACCATTCGTGCGGCCACCGAAGGCGGCCATGGAGCCAAGAATATCTGGGCCCGAATCGAAACGGGCGCCGGCGAACGGATCGTGGATCACTGCATCATCCGAATCTACGAAATGTTGAGGCGTTTGACCGACGACCCGGCCGTGCCGGCGCCGGCGCAGAACGATGAGGAGTGA
- a CDS encoding CocE/NonD family hydrolase: protein MSRTDSRSGGRSRSQYQVKILYTRVPMRDGVELGVKITRPDADGRFPAIMEYNPYRRIRKPLADYREEYPPAVPYLAERGYVIAQFDVRGTGNSSGWSKDIYSADERQDGYDMVEWIAAQSWCNGNVGMIGKSYSAVVQWQVAVQAPPHLKAIIVRSANDNVYTEWTYPGGVLRPYMFDSYSALMNAYNFSPPDPDIVGEKWSGIWQQRLENSQPWGIGYISNQLDGKYWQDRSLSTNYGAVQCAVFVIAGWSDCYPTALLRAFSKLEVPNKRALVGPWGHWYGEEKCAVPGPRIDTRPLYLNWFDHWLKGIDNGVMDEPPVTFFVKRYSPPSARMPLEEKGFWRSEREWPIARTRRTPLYFHSHGKLSPEPCGTAAEERDEYPYNPAVGITSGIHWGGGILPWGMPIDQRWDEAYSVTYTTPPLEADLEVTGTPAAVLYVSSTAEVAYFRVKLIDVAPDGTSKLVRYGGLNATHRDSHVEPEPLTPGEVYELKIDLKTMSYIFGTGHRIRVAIASADIQNAWPTAEPAINTIHRGGRTPSHIVLPVIPEQNPELPQPDLVRLSNADPEDLSTPEEYSITHDLVNQKTIFRITPVHLPASAGFDLQQHSSLTVSTLNPAEAVLKAYCAYTLKQLGSDIKVEANELTTSDESTFRHLVQLTITVDGKLHFNKSWSRTVPRLLN from the coding sequence ATGTCCCGAACAGATTCACGGAGCGGGGGCCGGTCCCGCTCTCAATACCAGGTGAAAATCCTCTACACCCGAGTGCCCATGCGCGATGGAGTGGAGTTGGGGGTGAAAATAACGCGGCCGGACGCGGATGGCCGATTCCCGGCGATCATGGAATACAATCCTTACCGTCGCATCAGAAAACCCTTGGCCGACTATCGGGAGGAGTATCCCCCGGCCGTTCCCTACCTGGCCGAGCGCGGCTATGTCATTGCCCAATTTGACGTGCGCGGCACAGGCAATTCCAGCGGATGGAGCAAGGACATCTATTCTGCGGACGAGCGGCAGGACGGGTACGACATGGTGGAATGGATCGCCGCCCAATCCTGGTGCAACGGCAACGTGGGAATGATCGGCAAATCCTACAGTGCAGTCGTCCAATGGCAGGTGGCGGTGCAGGCGCCCCCGCATCTGAAAGCCATCATCGTGCGGTCGGCCAATGACAACGTCTATACGGAGTGGACCTATCCGGGCGGCGTCCTTCGCCCCTACATGTTCGACAGCTACTCCGCCCTGATGAACGCCTACAATTTCTCGCCTCCCGACCCGGACATCGTGGGAGAGAAGTGGAGCGGGATCTGGCAACAGCGTCTGGAAAACAGCCAGCCTTGGGGCATCGGGTACATTTCGAATCAACTGGATGGGAAATACTGGCAGGACCGGTCGCTGTCGACGAACTACGGCGCGGTCCAGTGTGCCGTTTTCGTCATTGCCGGCTGGTCCGACTGCTATCCCACGGCGCTGTTGCGTGCGTTCTCCAAGCTGGAGGTTCCCAATAAGCGAGCGTTGGTGGGACCCTGGGGGCACTGGTATGGCGAAGAAAAATGCGCCGTCCCCGGCCCCAGGATCGATACCCGCCCGCTCTACCTGAACTGGTTCGACCACTGGCTCAAGGGGATCGATAACGGTGTCATGGACGAGCCGCCGGTCACGTTCTTCGTCAAGCGGTACAGTCCGCCTTCCGCGCGCATGCCGCTGGAAGAGAAAGGCTTCTGGCGATCGGAGCGGGAGTGGCCCATCGCCCGGACGCGGCGCACGCCCCTCTACTTTCACTCCCACGGGAAGCTGAGCCCGGAACCCTGCGGGACGGCCGCTGAGGAGCGGGACGAGTACCCTTACAACCCTGCCGTGGGAATCACCTCGGGGATTCACTGGGGGGGAGGCATCCTGCCCTGGGGAATGCCCATCGACCAGCGCTGGGACGAGGCGTATTCGGTGACCTATACCACGCCTCCACTGGAAGCGGATCTGGAGGTGACGGGGACGCCTGCGGCTGTCCTCTACGTCTCATCCACGGCCGAGGTGGCCTACTTTCGGGTCAAGCTCATCGACGTGGCGCCGGACGGCACTTCCAAGCTGGTTCGCTACGGAGGCTTGAATGCCACCCACCGCGATTCCCACGTCGAACCCGAGCCTCTTACACCCGGGGAAGTGTATGAACTCAAGATAGACCTGAAAACGATGTCCTATATTTTCGGGACCGGTCACCGGATCCGGGTGGCCATTGCCAGTGCCGACATCCAGAATGCCTGGCCCACGGCCGAACCTGCCATCAATACGATCCATCGAGGCGGCCGCACTCCGTCACATATCGTGTTGCCGGTGATTCCCGAGCAGAATCCGGAGCTGCCCCAGCCCGATCTGGTGCGGTTGTCCAATGCCGACCCGGAAGACTTGTCCACACCGGAGGAATACTCCATCACCCACGACCTGGTGAATCAGAAGACAATATTTCGCATTACTCCGGTGCACTTGCCCGCATCGGCCGGTTTTGACCTGCAGCAGCATTCCAGCCTCACCGTTTCCACCCTCAATCCTGCCGAGGCGGTCCTGAAGGCCTATTGCGCCTACACTCTCAAGCAGTTGGGTTCAGACATAAAAGTAGAGGCCAATGAGCTGACCACGAGCGATGAGTCGACTTTTCGCCACTTGGTCCAGTTGACGATCACAGTCGACGGGAAGCTTCACTTCAACAAGAGCTGGTCTCGTACGGTGCCCCGGCTCTTGAACTGA